The proteins below come from a single Drosophila teissieri strain GT53w chromosome 3L, Prin_Dtei_1.1, whole genome shotgun sequence genomic window:
- the LOC122615510 gene encoding accessory gland protein Acp62F — MMITCTSNICALLGFLLLFKPIESFDFGCTVNGSLAVCPSVCPETCEYSGIGPCVQMCGGPCVCKPGYVINERIPACVLRSDCPKDGVRKEQMTEGLSNFKCFGTDIGCYKDFLEAKR, encoded by the coding sequence ATGATGATAACGTGCACCTCGAACATCTGTGCCCTGCTGGGCTTCCTACTCCTTTTCAAACCCATCGAAAGTTTTGATTTCGGCTGTACCGTCAACGGAAGCCTAGCGGTGTGTCCTTCAGTATGTCCTGAAACCTGCGAGTACTCTGGTATAGGACCCTGCGTCCAGATGTGCGGCGGTCCTTGTGTGTGTAAGCCGGGATATGTAATCAATGAGAGGATTCCGGCTTGTGTTCTGCGATCAGATTGCCCCAAAGATGGGGTTCGTAAGGAACAGATGACAGAAGGTCTATCcaattttaaatgctttggcACAGATATAGGGTGTTATAAGGACTTTTTAGAAGCAAAGAGGTAa